One segment of Paenibacillus sp. FSL R7-0337 DNA contains the following:
- a CDS encoding GNAT family N-acetyltransferase, translating into MALEFKVNEKLLPEQMAEVFRLSGLKRPHSDLDRMGKMIDQADVLISCWDGGRVVGVARAITDYCYCCYLSDLAVIQDYQKKNIGKSLIELLQQTLGDQVSIVLLSSEQALTFYPQVGFEQANNAFRIARKL; encoded by the coding sequence ATGGCATTAGAATTTAAGGTCAACGAAAAATTACTGCCTGAACAAATGGCTGAGGTGTTTAGATTATCGGGGCTAAAGCGGCCTCACAGCGATTTAGACCGTATGGGAAAAATGATTGATCAGGCCGATGTCCTAATTAGCTGCTGGGATGGCGGCCGGGTAGTCGGAGTAGCACGGGCCATTACGGACTATTGTTACTGCTGTTATCTATCAGATTTAGCTGTGATTCAGGATTATCAGAAGAAAAATATAGGTAAGAGCCTGATAGAACTCCTTCAGCAGACCTTAGGAGATCAAGTATCCATCGTGCTTTTGTCTTCCGAGCAAGCTTTAACGTTCTATCCTCAGGTCGGCTTTGAACAGGCGAATAACGCGTTTCGGATTGCCCGAAAACTTTAG
- a CDS encoding IS110 family transposase: protein MKPVIGMDVAKGKSVAQAFVKRNYPFGRVQEILHTPKGFEKLKQLLEELEQKTTHKPAVILEPTGHYHRILVFYLQQAGYEVILVNPLQAQRARRTGLRKVKTDASDAWHLGELYYQEENWSTYPGRKEALVDLQFLTREHEFITSLYVQAKLNMRTLVDQIFPSYEGVFKDLYSKTSLNLLEACLTSEGVKAQTPEAWMGMVKAATQASRSETWMNRKVEALQNAIADNPVQRVPYGLEMALRSLLALVREFQKQLTELEKVILELSQTLNEVQLLESIPGVGTKLATAIVSEIGDASQFRHPKQLVAYAGIDPSVFSSGKFVATQNKITKRGSKRLRRAMYLAVTCGLRRGINPGLREYYDRKKSEGKPHKVAVIACANKLLHHVYAMLKKGQPYTL from the coding sequence ATGAAACCTGTTATTGGCATGGATGTAGCCAAAGGAAAATCTGTTGCCCAAGCATTTGTTAAGCGGAACTATCCTTTTGGACGAGTCCAAGAAATTCTTCATACCCCTAAAGGGTTTGAAAAGCTAAAACAACTCTTGGAGGAATTAGAGCAGAAGACGACCCACAAGCCAGCCGTTATTTTAGAACCCACCGGACATTATCATCGTATCCTGGTGTTCTATTTGCAACAGGCTGGATATGAAGTCATTCTCGTCAATCCGTTGCAGGCACAGAGAGCAAGAAGAACTGGTTTGCGTAAAGTCAAAACGGACGCATCAGATGCCTGGCATTTAGGGGAGCTGTACTATCAGGAAGAAAACTGGTCTACCTATCCTGGACGGAAAGAAGCGTTGGTGGACTTACAGTTCTTAACCCGAGAGCATGAGTTTATCACAAGCTTGTACGTTCAAGCCAAACTGAACATGCGTACACTTGTAGATCAGATCTTTCCGAGTTACGAGGGTGTGTTTAAAGACTTATATTCCAAAACCTCCTTGAACTTGCTAGAAGCTTGTCTCACTTCAGAAGGGGTGAAGGCTCAGACTCCAGAAGCTTGGATGGGCATGGTGAAAGCGGCTACCCAGGCTTCACGCTCTGAAACTTGGATGAACCGCAAGGTAGAAGCACTACAGAACGCAATCGCGGATAATCCCGTGCAGCGCGTTCCTTATGGTCTGGAGATGGCGCTGCGAAGCCTGCTGGCTCTTGTTCGTGAATTTCAAAAGCAACTTACAGAACTCGAAAAAGTGATCCTTGAACTGTCACAAACTCTGAACGAAGTTCAGCTTCTGGAATCCATCCCTGGGGTCGGAACAAAGTTAGCCACGGCCATTGTTTCGGAAATCGGGGATGCTTCACAGTTTCGCCATCCCAAACAACTGGTGGCCTACGCCGGAATCGATCCAAGCGTCTTCAGTTCAGGGAAGTTTGTGGCTACGCAGAACAAGATCACGAAACGGGGTTCCAAGCGACTACGACGAGCGATGTATTTGGCGGTAACATGCGGATTACGACGAGGAATAAACCCTGGTCTCAGGGAGTATTACGACAGAAAAAAGAGTGAAGGAAAGCCCCACAAAGTAGCCGTGATCGCTTGCGCCAACAAGTTACTACATCACGTGTACGCTATGCTTAAGAAAGGGCAACCCTACACTCTTTAA
- a CDS encoding lysozyme, translating into MANLGAGGADLIKSHEGFSLKFYGDPVGYPTVGWGHLITDTKKYTKNTTGNPKDSLLTQAQADALSSSLNLGYTSPISQSKANTFFTEDTAKAVSAVNKLSLPNGHTLSQNQFDALVSLTFNGGPGVLTTPDVRAMLAYKQIYPTFIGPRTTNEIDNCSKLVSKAFSYDKNLQRRRNEEATLFCKGSGYTHKYPVYTL; encoded by the coding sequence ATGGCAAATCTTGGAGCTGGCGGAGCAGACCTTATCAAATCGCATGAGGGATTTTCTTTGAAATTTTATGGAGATCCTGTTGGGTATCCAACAGTTGGATGGGGACATCTGATAACAGATACTAAAAAATACACTAAAAATACAACCGGTAATCCAAAGGATTCTCTTCTAACCCAAGCACAAGCTGATGCTCTATCAAGTTCTTTAAATCTAGGTTATACTTCACCAATTTCTCAGTCTAAGGCAAATACTTTTTTTACTGAGGATACTGCAAAGGCTGTTTCGGCAGTAAATAAATTGTCACTTCCTAACGGCCATACACTTTCACAAAATCAGTTTGATGCCCTTGTTTCACTCACTTTTAATGGAGGTCCTGGGGTGCTAACAACTCCAGATGTAAGAGCCATGCTTGCCTATAAGCAAATCTATCCAACTTTTATTGGCCCACGTACAACAAACGAAATTGATAATTGTTCAAAATTGGTCAGTAAAGCATTTTCATATGATAAAAATTTACAAAGACGAAGAAATGAAGAAGCCACTTTATTTTGTAAAGGCTCTGGTTATACTCACAAATATCCAGTATATACTCTGTAG
- a CDS encoding YvrJ family protein — translation MPEIDIATLVANLGFPIGITLYLLIRFEKKISDLSEAINSLKNEIQKNVKK, via the coding sequence ATGCCCGAGATTGATATTGCCACACTAGTTGCTAATTTAGGCTTCCCTATTGGAATAACCCTGTATTTGCTAATCCGTTTCGAAAAGAAAATATCTGATTTAAGTGAAGCTATTAATAGCCTGAAAAATGAAATACAAAAAAATGTAAAGAAGTGA
- a CDS encoding sigma-70 family RNA polymerase sigma factor, whose amino-acid sequence MKPDDSLNRRFISYMANLIYYNSINYDKKRRMKDTRFPLTLDNDDNMESVLLTIYDPDVIHANLRDHITDYALFQAYETLSSRQQEILSLAFVHNLKDEEIAKKLGYTQQNISKHRLKALEKLRRLLTEG is encoded by the coding sequence ATGAAACCGGATGATAGTTTAAATCGCCGTTTTATTTCGTACATGGCCAATCTTATTTATTACAATTCCATTAATTATGACAAAAAAAGAAGAATGAAGGACACTCGGTTTCCTCTAACACTAGACAACGATGACAATATGGAATCTGTCCTATTAACTATTTATGATCCAGATGTTATACATGCAAATCTCAGAGATCACATCACAGACTATGCACTTTTTCAAGCTTATGAGACCCTTTCATCCCGACAACAAGAGATTCTATCACTAGCCTTTGTCCACAACCTTAAGGACGAGGAAATAGCCAAAAAATTAGGTTACACCCAACAAAATATCTCCAAACACCGATTAAAAGCTTTAGAAAAATTGCGCCGGTTACTAACGGAGGGGTGA
- a CDS encoding DUF4127 family protein, protein MKKVLYVPLDDRPVNLDDVIVLGKSAGIHVITPDVTDLKNRLDSQKTASGTTLLTTGSPAYGDTAKIRQFIRDHAASADGFILSADMLAYGGLIGSRRLRTDAGGAYPAYDAAITELLEVIREVKQAYPDKPVYVMDTIMRLATTSFAEGLDLAAYTESRNFMLQPRRSFAQFDDILSGYNLSQTGAYGDTATFDKEQYYNTRAHKFKTNRYILEVLAQEGSIDFLAVGVDDANTQGVQINEIHYMEAGINEWLGGTQGQNPDRAVILPDADGLGQSLLARMANQLYRNGATTRYTVEYFGPHGSTLTSPYEYMNVHQNILRHLDIVGGEAVGDAREVEIIAITAADQALAAVNRIEDNYSRLVPSVVIDCVGAGAADASITEALLGSRRTGALFGYSGWNTPGNKIGLSLGMAQARYAWVVTETGAAALALAVNAHGSLLFKRFLKDYFYKRLAIGEIRTYSRGHSLYENVATFTDQNMLLFNSPEDYAHLQALLRERMQTHTATLAGTTAFLIGSAEPACSIRQINGGSWVFSEYTSAVLPYDDPDYIWGRAFEITLNPHVTLD, encoded by the coding sequence ATGAAGAAAGTGCTATATGTACCGCTCGATGATCGGCCTGTCAATTTGGATGATGTGATTGTGCTAGGGAAGTCGGCGGGGATTCATGTGATCACACCGGATGTAACGGACCTTAAGAACCGCCTGGATTCGCAAAAGACAGCATCAGGCACAACCCTGCTGACCACAGGTTCACCGGCTTATGGAGACACAGCCAAGATCCGGCAATTTATTCGGGATCATGCGGCTTCAGCGGATGGCTTCATCCTCTCGGCGGACATGCTCGCTTATGGGGGACTGATTGGAAGCCGCCGTCTGCGTACGGATGCAGGGGGTGCTTATCCCGCTTATGATGCTGCAATTACAGAACTGCTGGAAGTCATCCGTGAAGTGAAGCAAGCTTACCCGGACAAGCCAGTGTATGTAATGGATACGATTATGAGGCTGGCCACCACCTCTTTTGCGGAAGGGCTGGATTTGGCGGCCTATACCGAGTCCCGTAATTTCATGCTTCAGCCGCGCAGAAGCTTCGCGCAGTTCGATGATATTCTCAGCGGATATAACCTGTCCCAGACTGGCGCATATGGAGATACGGCTACTTTTGATAAAGAGCAGTATTACAATACCAGAGCGCATAAGTTCAAGACGAACCGCTATATTCTGGAAGTGCTGGCGCAGGAGGGCTCTATTGATTTCCTTGCAGTCGGTGTAGATGACGCCAACACTCAGGGCGTGCAGATTAACGAGATTCACTATATGGAAGCAGGCATTAATGAATGGCTGGGCGGGACTCAGGGTCAAAATCCGGACCGGGCCGTCATTCTCCCTGATGCAGACGGACTGGGACAGTCCTTACTGGCACGGATGGCGAATCAGCTCTACCGGAACGGGGCCACCACCAGGTATACCGTTGAATATTTCGGACCTCATGGCTCTACCCTTACGAGTCCGTATGAATATATGAATGTGCATCAGAACATCCTGCGCCATCTGGATATTGTGGGGGGAGAGGCGGTAGGTGATGCCCGTGAGGTGGAGATTATCGCAATTACCGCTGCGGATCAGGCACTGGCTGCGGTTAACCGGATCGAAGATAACTATTCCCGTCTTGTCCCGTCGGTAGTGATTGACTGTGTCGGCGCAGGTGCAGCAGATGCAAGTATAACTGAGGCTTTGCTGGGCAGCAGGCGTACTGGCGCGCTATTTGGGTATAGCGGCTGGAATACGCCAGGGAACAAAATCGGCCTCTCACTGGGCATGGCCCAGGCCCGGTATGCTTGGGTCGTTACAGAGACCGGCGCAGCAGCGCTGGCTCTTGCGGTTAACGCTCACGGCTCACTGTTGTTCAAGCGCTTCCTGAAGGACTACTTCTACAAAAGGCTGGCGATTGGCGAAATCCGGACGTACTCCAGAGGCCATTCGCTCTATGAGAATGTTGCAACGTTTACAGATCAGAATATGCTGTTGTTCAATAGCCCGGAGGACTACGCTCATCTTCAGGCTCTGCTGAGAGAGCGGATGCAGACACACACAGCCACGCTTGCCGGGACGACCGCCTTCCTGATTGGCAGTGCTGAGCCGGCGTGCAGTATCCGGCAGATTAACGGGGGCAGTTGGGTCTTCTCGGAATATACCAGTGCCGTACTTCCATACGATGATCCCGATTATATTTGGGGCCGCGCCTTTGAGATTACTTTGAATCCTCATGTCACCTTAGATTAA
- a CDS encoding protein-glutamine gamma-glutamyltransferase yields MGYGYAAPVDMAFESRMRGEIIAAARAMDAGGTDFSTFQNSRCNPRYWTRTGGGGFELNANVTPSAAINDIFVNGQLYAFECAMAMVMILYKATINMIGEAAFNRYFTGLYLWDWSYDSNLKLITTFNQAELQPGDVVYFKNPDHDPAKPEWQGENAIMLSRDSYYGHGLGIKSAAQMITSLNRERVPGSRTSAYLADEGLHPDFDYIASLGNARQGLPVSSKVNAKTAIYSRIGAKSYIIR; encoded by the coding sequence ATGGGGTATGGATACGCGGCTCCTGTGGATATGGCCTTTGAGAGTAGAATGCGGGGGGAGATTATTGCGGCAGCCCGGGCAATGGATGCAGGAGGGACGGATTTCTCAACCTTCCAGAATTCCCGCTGCAATCCGAGGTATTGGACTCGTACAGGAGGTGGGGGATTTGAACTGAATGCAAATGTCACCCCTTCGGCAGCGATCAATGATATTTTTGTGAATGGACAGCTGTATGCCTTTGAATGTGCTATGGCGATGGTGATGATTCTATATAAAGCAACCATCAACATGATTGGGGAAGCGGCCTTCAACCGTTATTTCACCGGCCTGTACCTGTGGGACTGGAGCTATGACAGTAATCTGAAGCTGATTACCACGTTCAACCAGGCCGAGCTGCAGCCGGGCGATGTAGTCTATTTCAAGAATCCCGACCATGATCCGGCTAAGCCGGAATGGCAGGGGGAGAACGCCATTATGTTGTCCAGGGACAGTTACTACGGACACGGACTCGGGATCAAGAGTGCCGCGCAGATGATAACCTCGCTCAACAGGGAGCGGGTGCCGGGCAGCCGGACCTCGGCCTATCTGGCGGATGAGGGGCTTCACCCGGACTTTGACTATATTGCTTCACTGGGCAACGCGCGCCAGGGCCTGCCGGTCTCCAGCAAAGTGAATGCAAAAACCGCCATCTACTCCAGAATAGGTGCGAAATCCTATATTATCCGCTAG
- a CDS encoding response regulator: MLTMIVADDEPFIRSSLIRVFDWLEEFGIEIIGEASDGLEAYELCLKLRPDILFTDIMMPLMGGLEVAEKLREAGCRTRIIIISGAQDFSYAREALKIHAEGYILKPVKLPEIRSVFRQAVAKLTEERGQQLDMEQLKQQLQDNMPLLREKFLQNLIAGLYRKEEEIWQKIQYFALPFQQGTLLSVCVLQLDEYRSAVDKYSEEHKQLLYFSIQNIIQESLDSYPCAISFVASENEFILVFCTPQTPPSHSISGTCGQIIANIQKYLRLDASVGIGRACPLAGQLEDSYKDALAALVYKFYTGPASVLYIKDIQPDTEKLQSTFIYKLQARLMNELKAGHTDTVTRLMEQLFGGLAGHKHRIEYVQSLCAEMIFTSARALYEIDEDIGQVLSDRISIMDKLYQQTTITGLKAYMLSLLHDLSAYVAGKNTSRNSRIVSSIRIIIQEGYASELSVSRIAEDVFLTPNYISLLFKKETGGTITDYITQIRIGKAKELLLTTDLKVMEISERVGYENPHYFSTVFKKTTGLHPLKFRSAKG; this comes from the coding sequence ATGTTAACGATGATCGTAGCGGATGACGAGCCGTTTATCCGCAGCAGTCTGATCCGTGTGTTCGATTGGCTGGAAGAGTTCGGGATTGAGATTATCGGGGAAGCCTCGGACGGGCTGGAAGCGTACGAATTATGCCTGAAGCTCCGGCCGGATATCCTGTTCACCGACATTATGATGCCATTAATGGGAGGCCTGGAGGTAGCAGAGAAGCTGCGGGAGGCAGGCTGCCGGACCCGGATTATTATTATCAGCGGCGCCCAGGACTTCTCCTACGCCCGGGAAGCGCTGAAGATCCATGCAGAGGGATATATTCTGAAGCCTGTCAAGCTGCCCGAGATCCGCAGTGTCTTCCGCCAGGCTGTGGCCAAGCTGACAGAGGAACGCGGGCAGCAGCTGGATATGGAGCAGCTTAAGCAGCAGCTTCAAGACAATATGCCGCTGCTGCGGGAGAAATTCCTCCAGAATCTGATCGCCGGCCTCTACCGCAAGGAGGAGGAGATCTGGCAGAAGATACAGTACTTCGCACTGCCCTTCCAGCAGGGGACGCTTCTCAGCGTCTGTGTGCTCCAGCTGGATGAATACCGGAGCGCGGTGGATAAATACTCGGAGGAGCACAAGCAGCTGCTTTATTTTTCCATTCAGAATATCATTCAGGAGAGCCTGGACAGCTACCCCTGCGCCATCAGCTTCGTGGCTAGCGAGAACGAGTTCATCCTGGTGTTCTGCACCCCGCAGACGCCTCCGTCCCACTCCATCTCCGGGACCTGCGGGCAGATTATCGCCAACATTCAGAAGTATCTGCGGCTGGACGCCTCCGTCGGCATCGGGCGGGCTTGTCCGCTGGCGGGCCAGCTTGAGGATTCCTATAAGGATGCGCTGGCCGCGCTGGTGTACAAATTCTATACCGGGCCTGCCTCTGTCCTCTACATTAAGGATATCCAGCCCGACACGGAGAAGCTGCAGAGCACTTTTATCTATAAACTCCAAGCCCGGCTGATGAATGAATTGAAGGCAGGACATACGGACACCGTCACCCGGCTGATGGAGCAGCTCTTTGGCGGGCTGGCCGGGCACAAGCATAGAATTGAATATGTGCAGAGCCTCTGCGCAGAGATGATTTTCACCTCCGCCAGAGCTCTATATGAGATTGATGAGGATATCGGGCAGGTGCTGAGCGACCGGATTAGCATCATGGATAAGCTGTATCAGCAGACCACCATCACCGGCCTTAAGGCGTATATGCTGTCGCTCCTGCATGACTTAAGCGCTTATGTGGCAGGCAAGAACACCTCCAGAAACAGCCGGATCGTTAGCAGCATCCGTATCATCATTCAGGAGGGATACGCCTCAGAGCTGTCCGTGTCCAGGATTGCCGAGGACGTATTTCTGACACCTAACTACATCAGTCTGCTATTCAAGAAGGAGACCGGGGGAACCATTACCGACTATATCACCCAGATCCGCATAGGCAAGGCGAAGGAGCTGCTGCTGACCACGGACCTGAAGGTCATGGAGATCTCGGAGCGGGTCGGCTATGAGAATCCCCATTATTTCAGTACAGTTTTCAAAAAAACCACCGGCCTGCACCCGCTCAAATTCCGTTCGGCCAAGGGTTAG
- a CDS encoding sensor histidine kinase: protein MKKYYDSLSKALFLYNFSIRSRLILYFLFLVLLPTTIISVTIYNKSAGIITRNMNTSIENNFNLVQDNLARRFEAANQAMTALYLNSEFADLISSNRPTDSTGIINELAALSKILEDFPANGTFGSNFVPMLYMLNRPEYTQYNFSRRVFNIDLITLKPWYLSIPAKADFAVVGLSSLDSRFTLKFAKRLFGIRHAQLPYVGLLTLDIPAAEFGTLLEHYKPTPGSKVYIADKSGTIAISPEPSLIGQNIAAQDYYSKLSLTTDHTDNTGNPLPPDYPSALHSFRHSIGSEEMLVSYKTLENTGWTILSFSPVRELNGELISFRRVMYVVIVICMLVSFLMALLLSENISAPIRKFIQSMSHAESGNFNIPIRYRRKDEFSYLFNRYNKLLQQIKALIDKLYVTELRKKEAELQMLQAQINPHFLYNTLDSINWIAINHDIPEISSMVTSLSDFFRYSLSKGRNIIPLRDELRQVESYLQIQQFRFQDRLHYELEETDRALAEECLVVKLSLQPLVENALIHGIQQRRGTGTIRIRVEQTQELLSISVFDDGIGADPARLNQLLADPQPGNQSYGIRNVHMRIRQFFGESYGIRYYDNTEDGCGLLAVIRFPVVTTWNEVNEDVNDDRSG, encoded by the coding sequence ATGAAGAAATATTACGATTCGTTGTCGAAGGCACTCTTCCTCTATAACTTCAGCATCCGCAGCCGCCTGATTCTCTACTTCCTCTTCCTCGTTCTTCTCCCGACTACGATCATCTCGGTCACCATCTATAACAAATCCGCCGGGATCATTACCCGGAATATGAATACATCGATTGAGAATAACTTCAATCTGGTTCAGGATAATCTGGCCCGCCGGTTCGAAGCCGCCAATCAAGCCATGACTGCGCTGTACCTGAATTCTGAATTCGCGGACCTCATCTCCTCCAACCGGCCAACAGACAGTACCGGAATCATTAATGAACTGGCCGCCCTTAGCAAAATCCTTGAGGATTTTCCCGCGAACGGGACCTTCGGCAGCAACTTCGTTCCTATGCTCTATATGCTGAACCGGCCGGAATATACCCAATATAACTTCTCGCGCCGTGTATTCAATATTGATCTTATCACCTTGAAGCCCTGGTATTTAAGCATTCCGGCCAAAGCAGATTTTGCCGTGGTCGGCCTTAGCTCGCTGGATTCCCGGTTCACCCTCAAATTCGCGAAGCGCCTGTTCGGTATCCGGCATGCACAACTGCCCTATGTCGGGCTGCTCACCCTAGATATCCCGGCGGCCGAATTCGGTACGCTCCTGGAGCATTATAAGCCCACGCCCGGCAGTAAGGTCTATATCGCAGACAAGTCCGGAACCATCGCCATCAGCCCCGAGCCGTCACTCATCGGCCAGAATATCGCGGCCCAGGATTATTACAGCAAGCTTAGCTTGACTACAGACCATACTGACAACACCGGTAACCCGCTCCCACCAGACTACCCGTCCGCTCTGCATTCCTTCCGCCACTCCATCGGCAGTGAGGAGATGCTCGTCTCGTACAAGACCCTGGAGAACACCGGCTGGACCATCCTGTCCTTCTCACCTGTCCGCGAGCTTAACGGGGAGCTGATCTCCTTCCGCCGGGTGATGTACGTCGTAATTGTCATCTGCATGCTCGTCTCCTTCCTGATGGCGCTGCTGCTGTCCGAGAATATCTCCGCACCGATCCGCAAATTCATCCAGTCGATGTCGCATGCCGAGAGCGGGAACTTCAATATCCCCATCCGCTACCGGCGCAAGGACGAATTCTCCTATTTATTCAACCGCTACAACAAGCTGCTCCAGCAGATTAAGGCGCTGATCGACAAGCTCTACGTCACCGAGCTGCGCAAAAAGGAAGCCGAGCTGCAAATGCTCCAGGCCCAGATCAATCCGCATTTTCTCTACAACACCCTGGACTCCATTAACTGGATTGCCATTAACCACGATATTCCCGAGATCAGCAGCATGGTCACCTCACTCTCGGACTTCTTCAGATACAGTCTAAGTAAGGGACGCAATATTATCCCGCTCCGCGATGAGCTGCGGCAGGTCGAGAGCTATCTGCAGATTCAGCAGTTCCGGTTCCAGGACCGGCTTCACTATGAGCTGGAGGAGACAGACCGGGCTCTGGCAGAGGAATGTCTGGTGGTGAAGCTCAGTCTTCAGCCGCTGGTGGAGAATGCCCTGATTCACGGGATTCAGCAGCGGCGGGGTACAGGCACGATCCGTATCCGGGTAGAGCAGACGCAGGAGCTGCTTAGCATCTCCGTGTTCGACGATGGAATAGGCGCAGATCCCGCACGGCTGAACCAGCTGCTGGCAGACCCGCAGCCGGGCAACCAGTCTTACGGCATCCGCAATGTACATATGCGGATCCGGCAGTTTTTTGGAGAATCCTACGGCATCCGTTATTACGACAATACCGAAGACGGCTGCGGTCTGCTGGCTGTCATCCGGTTCCCGGTGGTCACTACTTGGAATGAGGTGAATGAAGATGTTAACGATGATCGTAGCGGATGA
- a CDS encoding extracellular solute-binding protein, with the protein MKRLLFYFIAVLGCGLAIYTLGYNRPLLPDLTPDEEAVPAEQTTRVRVALSDWTENLEVKNAISHYNKTNPDQIEIVPMNLATDAYDDTLNMLMTSGQGPDVFSLDNAWLATYVNKGYLANLSADLDAGWLLRFPVWARKYASGSLFKGGIYFMPSSIDTVRLIYNKQLFRTAGLDPEQPPLTFAALEQAALQISRAGAPVNKYGFALPAGDSRASLQAGLELSNTYSGYYLYDYRSGRYDLSVYAPWLQMVREMKQQGSLYPGETLLKLSSALRQFADGNIGMMYVTSKDYVKLQEYMPKDDWGVALPPAADLSRRGAGALMMIPHAPLVVNSSAESREAAVKVWRFLQSKEFLGMLYQQALALPVTDGIMDKPGTSRGLRHFREFYPTAAESIYPLSPQIMDQYDPNTVSMEPRYSGDRPRMQLYLRIIAGDIPLDQGLGSESERLNQMLDIAATGYSFRREEYIYPQFDPRSPLLGESQQSRSSSGR; encoded by the coding sequence GTGAAAAGGTTACTGTTCTATTTTATTGCCGTCTTAGGCTGCGGGCTGGCTATTTACACTCTTGGTTATAACCGCCCGCTGCTGCCGGACCTCACCCCGGACGAGGAGGCCGTACCAGCGGAGCAGACCACCAGGGTGAGGGTCGCCCTGTCTGACTGGACGGAGAATCTGGAAGTGAAGAATGCCATCAGCCATTATAATAAAACGAATCCCGATCAGATTGAGATTGTGCCCATGAACCTTGCAACAGATGCCTACGACGATACCTTGAATATGCTGATGACCTCCGGGCAGGGGCCGGATGTGTTCAGTCTCGATAACGCCTGGCTGGCCACATATGTAAACAAGGGGTATCTCGCTAATCTGTCTGCGGACCTGGATGCCGGATGGCTGCTCCGGTTCCCGGTATGGGCCAGGAAGTACGCGTCCGGCTCGTTGTTCAAGGGCGGAATCTACTTCATGCCCTCCAGTATTGATACCGTGCGCCTCATCTACAATAAGCAATTGTTCCGGACCGCCGGACTAGACCCGGAGCAGCCTCCCCTTACCTTCGCCGCACTGGAGCAGGCCGCCCTGCAGATCAGCCGGGCCGGAGCACCGGTGAACAAATACGGCTTCGCGTTGCCCGCCGGGGATAGCCGGGCCAGTCTCCAGGCTGGGCTGGAGCTATCGAATACCTACAGCGGTTATTATCTTTATGATTACCGGTCGGGCCGTTATGACTTGAGTGTGTATGCTCCCTGGCTGCAGATGGTGCGGGAGATGAAGCAGCAGGGCAGCCTCTATCCGGGGGAGACTCTGCTGAAGCTGAGCAGCGCGCTCCGGCAATTCGCGGACGGCAATATCGGCATGATGTATGTTACCAGCAAAGATTATGTCAAGCTGCAGGAGTATATGCCTAAGGATGATTGGGGAGTAGCGCTCCCTCCGGCCGCGGACCTGTCACGGCGCGGAGCCGGGGCTCTGATGATGATCCCCCACGCTCCGCTGGTGGTGAACAGTTCGGCAGAGAGCCGGGAGGCTGCGGTGAAGGTCTGGCGTTTTCTTCAATCGAAGGAGTTCCTGGGCATGCTGTACCAGCAGGCGCTCGCCCTCCCGGTGACAGACGGGATTATGGATAAGCCGGGCACTTCACGCGGGCTGCGCCACTTCAGGGAATTCTATCCCACCGCAGCAGAATCGATCTACCCGCTCTCCCCGCAGATCATGGACCAATACGACCCGAATACGGTGTCGATGGAGCCGCGTTATTCAGGTGACCGTCCAAGAATGCAGCTGTACCTGAGGATCATCGCGGGGGACATTCCGCTGGACCAGGGACTGGGCAGCGAGAGTGAGCGGCTGAATCAGATGCTGGATATTGCAGCTACCGGGTATTCTTTTCGGCGTGAGGAGTATATCTATCCGCAGTTCGATCCCCGTTCCCCGTTATTGGGGGAGAGCCAGCAGAGCCGTTCAAGCAGCGGACGCTAA